From the Prunus dulcis chromosome 4, ALMONDv2, whole genome shotgun sequence genome, one window contains:
- the LOC117625653 gene encoding uncharacterized protein K02A2.6-like, giving the protein MLKDCINYSKGCEACQRHGPIQRAPSVPMNPVVKPWPFRGWAMDLIGKIYPASSQQHCFIIVATDYFTKWVEAKPIKTTTSQEIITFIEQQIIQRFGIPESITTDRGSSFISRDMLDMAEAFKFKLLQSTPYYAQANGQAESSNKVIINIIRKMLEKNPKQWHEKLSETLWAYRTSKREATGMTPYALTYGHDAILPMEIAVQSLRIAHQHHLTGEDYSQAMLLELEELDASRIDTLNKLLEGKQAVSRAYNKRVKDKSFEEGEIVWKAILPLGTHIAGYGKWSPTWEGPFVINQILGMGAYRLQDRDGVIHNAPINGKWLKKFHPTMWDSQAMQTDPGIEREQG; this is encoded by the coding sequence ATGTTGAAAGATTGCATCAATTATTCTAAGGGATGTGAAGCTTGTCAAAGGCACGGCCCAATCCAGCGGGCTCCTTCTGTTCCCATGAATCCAGTGGTAAAACCATGGCCTTTTAGGGGATGGGCGATGGATCTCATTGGCAAAATCTATCCAGCCAGCAGCCAGCAGCATTGTTTTATCATTGTTGCTACAGactatttcaccaaatgggtagagGCCAAGCCAATCAAAACCACAACTTCTCAAGAGATCATCACCTTTATAGAACAACAGATCATACAAAGATTCGGCATTCCAGAATCAATCACAACTGATAGGGGTTCTTCTTTCATATCTAGGGATATGCTAGATATGGCAGaagcattcaaattcaaactacTTCAGTCCACCCCCTATTATGCTCAAGCTAATGGACAGGCAGAATCAAGTAACAAGGTgattatcaatatcatcaggAAGATGTTGGAGAAGAATCCAAAACAATGGCATGAAAAGTTATCAGAGACTTTGTGGGCATACAGAACTTCCAAAAGAGAAGCAACTGGCATGACTCCCTATGCTCTAACCTACGGCCATGATGCAATTCTGCCTATGGAGATAGCAGTCCAATCTCTTAGAATTGCTCACCAGCACCATCTCACAggagaagactactctcaagCCATGTTACTTGAATTAGAAGAATTGGATGCAAGTAGGATTGACaccctcaacaaactcttGGAAGGAAAACAGGCTGTATCAAGAGCATACAATAAAAGAGTTAAAGACAAAAGTTTTGAAGAAGGAGAGATAGTCTGGAAGGCAATTCTGCCCCTTGGAACACACATAGCTGGATACGGAAAATGGTCACCTACATGGGAAGGTCCTTTTGTGATTAACCAGATCCTCGGAATGGGGGCATATAGGTTGCAGGACAGAGATGGAGTTATTCACAATGCCCCAATCAATGGCAAATGGTTAAAGAAGTTCCACCCAACCATGTGGGATTCACAAGCTATGCAGACAGACCCCGggatagagagagagcaagGCTAA
- the LOC117625652 gene encoding uncharacterized protein LOC117625652, whose product MVGSGSAGGDLRTPQFNGSNYDFWSVKMETILIAYDLWDAVEIGIQPQPIIEQEAGSEGTGDEESEAEQIPVEAPTISREDKIKNAKALSLIQGALTDELFPRIRNEKTAKGAWEILRSEFRGDKKVRAVKLQAIRADFEYLRMNDVESLDDYLARFFETVNNLKSLGEDVTEKRIVQKLLMSLSRRYKSIVSIIEETRDLDTIRVEEILASVKVYDKREDLHDERDKLAGTEKAFSSLRVGNNQASGANKSSQGKQIKNGKDRTKRVQIGLKVETLTIIMAQIGIMALEGIGTTVSIHKTSKEVVVKEV is encoded by the coding sequence ATGGTGGGATCAGGTTCTGCAGGTGGAGATTTACGAACTCCACAGTTCAATGGTTCAAACTATGATTTTTGGTCAGTAAAAATGGAGACTATCCTCATAGCATATGATCTATGGGATGCAGTGGAGATTGGAATACAACCACAGCCGATTATTGAGCAGGAAGCAGGCTCTGAAGGCACTGGAGATGAAGAGAGTGAGGCTGAGCAAATTCCAGTGGAAGCACCTACTATCTCCAGAGAAGATAAGATCAAAAATGCCAAGGCTTTGAGTCTTATTCAAGGAGCACTAACAGATGAACTCTTTCCACGCATCAGAAATGAGAAGACTGCAAAAGGTGCTTGGGAAATTCTAAGAAGTGAGTTCAGAGGAGATAAAAAGGTAAGAGCTGTGAAATTACAAGCTATTAGAGctgattttgaatatttgagaATGAATGATGTTGAATCTCTGGATGACTACTTGGCTCGATTTTTTGAAACTGTAAACAACCTGAAATCTCTAGGAGAAGATGTAACAGAGAAAAGGATTGTTCAAAAATTGTTGATGAGTCTAAGTAGGAGGTACAAGTCCATAGTGTCAATCATTGAAGAAACCAGAGACCTTGACACTATTAGAGTTGAAGAAATTCTTGCATCTGTCAAAGTCTATGATAAGAGAGAGGATCTACATGATGAAAGGGATAAATTGGCAGGAACTGAGAAAGCTTTTAGCAGTCTTAGAGTTGGAAATAATCAAGCTTCTGGAGCTAACAAAAGTTCTCAGGGAAAGCAAATCAAAAATGGCAAGGACAGAACAAAAAGGGTTCAAATTGGTCTCAAGGTGGAAACCTTAACAATAATAATGGCTCAAATTGGAATAATGGCTCTGGAGGGAATTGGAACAACAGTTTCAATTCACAAAACAAGCAAGGAAGTAGTAGTCAAGGAGGTGTGA